The proteins below come from a single Malus sylvestris chromosome 3, drMalSylv7.2, whole genome shotgun sequence genomic window:
- the LOC126615080 gene encoding uncharacterized protein LOC126615080 has product MARFSIPLAGLLLLCCCLLSALRLTQADYFKYKDPKQPLNARIRDLMKRMTLAEKIGQMTQIERSVATPDVMNKYFIGSVLSGGGSEPAPKASAEAWVNLVNGLQKGSLSTRLGIPMIYGIDAVHGHNNVYNATIFPHNVGLGVTRDPNLVKRIGEATALEVRATGIPYVFAPCIAVCRDPRWGRCYESYSEDHKIVQAMTEIIPGLQGDMPPTARKGAPYVSTAKGKVAACAKHYVGDGGTTKGINENNTVIDLNGLLSIHMPAYLNSIRKGVATVMVSYSSWNGNKMHANKELVTGYLKDKLRFRGFVISDWEGIDRITSPPKANYSYSVQAGVGAGIDMIMVPYNFTDFIDDLTYQVKNNIIPMSRINDAVQRILRVKFVMGLFENPLADLSLASQLGNKVHRELAREAVRKSLVLLKNGKSAYKPVLPLPKKAGKILVAGSHADNLGNQCGGWTITWQGLEGNDHTMGSTILSAVKSTVDPTTQVVYNENPDANFVKSNKFSYAIVVVGEPPYAETFGDSLNLTIPQPGPSTIANVCGAVKCVVVVISGRPLVLQPYLAGIDALVAAWLPGTEGQGVTDALFGDYGFTGKLAHTWFKTVDQLPMNVGDPHYDPLFPFGFGLTTKPTKN; this is encoded by the exons ATGGCGAGATTCTCGATACCCTTAGCGGGGCTTCTACTCTTATGCTGCTGCTTACTGTCAGCTCTGAGACTGACACAAGCCGACTACTTCAAATATAAAGATCCAAAGCAGCCACTGAATGCTAGAATCCGAGACCTCATGAAGCGAATGACCCTCGCCGAAAAGATTGGTCAAATGACGCAGATCGAGCGCTCTGTTGCAACCCCTGATGTCATGAACAAGTATTTTATTG GGAGTGTGCTTAGTGGTGGTGGGAGTGAACCAGCCCCAAAAGCTTCAGCTGAGGCATGGGTCAATCTGGTGAATGGCCTCCAAAAGGGATCTCTATCTACCCGTCTCGGGATTCCCATGATCTATGGGATTGATGCGGTTCACGGCCACAACAACGTCTACAATGCTACTATTTTTCCTCATAATGTTGGACTGGGAGTCACCAG AGATCCTAATCTTGTTAAGAGAATTGGGGAAGCAACTGCCCTCGAAGTCAGGGCAACCGGAATTCCTTATGTCTTTGCCCCATGTATTGCG GTCTGCAGAGATCCGAGATGGGGTAGGTGCTACGAAAGCTATAGTGAAGACCATAAGATTGTTCAAGCAATGACTGAGATAATACCTGGTCTGCAAGGAGATATGCCTCCCACTGCTCGAAAGGGGGCTCCCTATGTTTCTACTGCAAA AGGGAAGGTTGCGGCCTGTGCTAAGCATTATGTTGGAGATGGTGGCACAACGAAGGGCATCAATGAGAACAACACTGTGATTGATTTGAATGGATTGCTCAGCATTCACATGCCTGCATACCTCAATTCCATCCGCAAGGGTGTTGCAACAGTTATGGTGTCTTACTCGAGTTGGAATGGAAACAAAATGCATGCAAATAAAGAACTTGTAACCGGATACCTTAAGGACAAGCTACGTTTCAGG GGTTTTGTCATATCAGATTGGGAGGGTATTGACAGGATTACATCTCCTCCCAAAGCTAACTATTCATACTCAGTTCAAGCTGGAGTTGGTGCTGGAATCGACATG ATTATGGTTCCCTACAACTTCACTGACTTTATTGATGATCTAACATATCAAGTCAAGAACAATATCATCCCAATGAGCAGGATCAATGATGCCGTGCAGAGAATTTTGAGGGTTAAGTTTGTTATGGGGCTTTTTGAGAATCCCTTGGCGGATCTCAGCCTGGCCAGCCAGCTGGGAAATAAG GTACACAGAGAATTGGCAAGGGAAGCTGTAAGAAAATCACTTGTTCTGCTAAAGAATGGAAAATCTGCTTATAAGCCAGTGCTTCCCCTTCCCAAAAAAGCTGGGAAGATACTAGTAGCAGGAAGCCACGCGGACAACTTGGGCAATCAATGTGGAGGCTGGACAATCACATGGCAGGGCCTTGAAGGAAACGATCATACGATGG GTTCCACAATCCTCAGTGCTGTGAAAAGTACAGTTGATCCTACCACCCAAGTTGTCTACAACGAGAACCCCGATGCTAACTTTGTGAAGTCCAACAAATTCTCCTACGCTATTGTTGTCGTGGGCGAACCCCCATATGCTGAAACATTTGGAGATAGCTTGAATCTGACCATACCACAACCTGGACCAAGCACAATTGCCAATGTCTGTGGAGCTGTGAAATGTGTCGTTGTGGTTATTTCTGGCCGCCCTCTAGTGCTCCAGCCCTATCTTGCTGGAATTGATGCACTTGTCGCAGCTTGGCTTCCAGGAACTGAAGGCCAAGGTGTTACAGACGCATTATTTGGTGATTACGGATTCACTGGCAAGCTTGCACACACATGGTTTAAGACAGTAGACCAGCTCCCAATGAACGTTGGCGATCCACATTACGACCCTCTATTTCCTTTCGGATTTGGTCTTACTACCAAGCCAACCAAGAATTAG